A section of the Haliaeetus albicilla chromosome 6, bHalAlb1.1, whole genome shotgun sequence genome encodes:
- the KLHL15 gene encoding kelch-like protein 15 isoform X2 produces MAGDVEGFSSSIHDTSVSAGFRALYEEGLLLDVTLVIEDHQFQAHKALLATQSDYFRIMFTADMRERDQDKIHLKGLTATGFSHVLQFMYYGTIELSMNTVHEILQAAMYVQLIEVVKFCCSFLLAKICLENCAEIMRLLDDFGVNIEGVREKLDSFLLENFVPLMSRPDFLSYLSFEKLMSYLDNDHLSRFPEIELYEAVQAWLRHDRRRWRHTDTIIQNIRFCLMTPSSVFEKVKTSEFYRYSRQLRHEVDQAMNYFHSVHQQPLMEMKSNKIRSAKPQTAVFRGMIGHSMVNSKILLLHKPRVWWELEGPQVPLRPDCLAIVNNFVFLLGGEELGPDGEFHASSKVFRYDPRQNTWLRMADMSVPRSEFAVGVIGRYVYAVAGRTRDETFYSTERYDITEDKWEFVDPYPVNKYGHEGTVLGNKLYITGGITSSSTSKQVCVFDPSKEGTVEQRTRRTQVVTNCWENKCKMNYARCFHKMISYNASLKLCLH; encoded by the exons ATGGCAGGGGACGTGGAAGGGTTTAGCTCCTCCATCCATGACACCAGTGTCTCTGCTGGATTCAGAGCACTGTATGAGGAGGGATTGCTTCTTGATGTCACACTTGTCATTGAAGACCACCAATTTCAGGCCCATAAAGCACTGCTTGCCACGCAGAGTGATTACTTCAGGATTATGTTCACAGCTGATATGCGAGAACGAGATCAGGACAAAATCCATTTGAAGGGTCTGACAGCTACAGGCTTCAGTCATGTCCTCCAATTCATGTACTATGGAACTATTGAACTGAGTATGAACACTGTTCATGAAATCCTTCAGGCTGCCATGTATGTCCAGCTTATAGAGGTGGTAAAattttgctgctctttcctcttAGCTAAAATCTGCTTAGAAAACTGTGCAGAAATTATGAGACTTCTGGATGATTTTGGTGTAAACATCGAAGGAGTCAGGGAAAAATTGGACTCCTTTCTGCTAGAGAATTTTGTGCCACTCATGTCCAGACCTGACTTCCTTTCATATCTGAGCTTTGAGAAGCTCATGTCTTACTTGGATAATGATCATCTGAGCAGGTTTCCAGAGATAGAGCTGTATGAAGCTGTTCAGGCCTGGCTGCGCCATGACAGAAGACGCTGGAGGCATACGGACACCATTATTCAGAACATCAGGTTTTGTTTGATGACACCATCCAGTGTTTTTGAGAAG GTAAAAACATCAGAGTTTTATCGATACTCCCGGCAGCTGCGACATGAGGTTGACCAAGCCATGAATTACTTTCATAGCGTTCACCAACAGCCTTTGATGGAAATGAAATCGAACAAAATTCGTTCTGCCAAACCCCAGACTGCAGTATTTAGAGGAATGATAGGACACAGTATGGTAAACAGTAAAATTCTTCTCTTGCACAAACCAAGGGTCTGGTGGGAACTAGAGGGTCCTCAAGTACCTTTACGACCAGACTGCCTTGCCATTGTGAATAACTTTGTGTTCCTATTAGGTGGGGAAGAACTGGGGCCAGATGGTGAGTTTCATGCTTCATCCAAAGTGTTTAGATATGACCCAAGACAGAACACTTGGTTACGAATGGCAGACATGTCTGTTCCACGTTCTGAGTTTGCTGTTGGAGTTATTGGGAGGTATGTTTATGCAGTGGCTGGGAGAACCAGGGATGAAACGTTTTACTCAACTGAACGGTATGATATTACTGAAGATAAATGGGAATTTGTGGATCCCTATCCAGTCAATAAATACGGACATGAAGGGACTGTGCTTGGTAACAAGTTGTATATCACTGGTGGAATTACATCATCTTCAACTTCTAAGCAAGTATGTGTGTTTGATCCCAGTAAAGAAGGGACAGTAGAGCAGCGAACAAGGAGAACTCAAGTGGTCACTAACTGTTGGGagaacaaatgcaaaatgaattaTGCAAGATGCTTTCACAAAATGATTTCTTATAATG CTTCCCTGAAGTTGTGTCTCCACTGA
- the KLHL15 gene encoding kelch-like protein 15 isoform X1 produces MAGDVEGFSSSIHDTSVSAGFRALYEEGLLLDVTLVIEDHQFQAHKALLATQSDYFRIMFTADMRERDQDKIHLKGLTATGFSHVLQFMYYGTIELSMNTVHEILQAAMYVQLIEVVKFCCSFLLAKICLENCAEIMRLLDDFGVNIEGVREKLDSFLLENFVPLMSRPDFLSYLSFEKLMSYLDNDHLSRFPEIELYEAVQAWLRHDRRRWRHTDTIIQNIRFCLMTPSSVFEKVKTSEFYRYSRQLRHEVDQAMNYFHSVHQQPLMEMKSNKIRSAKPQTAVFRGMIGHSMVNSKILLLHKPRVWWELEGPQVPLRPDCLAIVNNFVFLLGGEELGPDGEFHASSKVFRYDPRQNTWLRMADMSVPRSEFAVGVIGRYVYAVAGRTRDETFYSTERYDITEDKWEFVDPYPVNKYGHEGTVLGNKLYITGGITSSSTSKQVCVFDPSKEGTVEQRTRRTQVVTNCWENKCKMNYARCFHKMISYNGKLYVFGGVCVILRASFESQGCPSTEVYDPDTDQWTILASMPIGRSGHGVAVLDKQIMVLGGLCYNGHYSDSILTFDPEENKWKEDEYPRMPCKLDGLQVCSLHFPEYVLEHVRRCS; encoded by the exons ATGGCAGGGGACGTGGAAGGGTTTAGCTCCTCCATCCATGACACCAGTGTCTCTGCTGGATTCAGAGCACTGTATGAGGAGGGATTGCTTCTTGATGTCACACTTGTCATTGAAGACCACCAATTTCAGGCCCATAAAGCACTGCTTGCCACGCAGAGTGATTACTTCAGGATTATGTTCACAGCTGATATGCGAGAACGAGATCAGGACAAAATCCATTTGAAGGGTCTGACAGCTACAGGCTTCAGTCATGTCCTCCAATTCATGTACTATGGAACTATTGAACTGAGTATGAACACTGTTCATGAAATCCTTCAGGCTGCCATGTATGTCCAGCTTATAGAGGTGGTAAAattttgctgctctttcctcttAGCTAAAATCTGCTTAGAAAACTGTGCAGAAATTATGAGACTTCTGGATGATTTTGGTGTAAACATCGAAGGAGTCAGGGAAAAATTGGACTCCTTTCTGCTAGAGAATTTTGTGCCACTCATGTCCAGACCTGACTTCCTTTCATATCTGAGCTTTGAGAAGCTCATGTCTTACTTGGATAATGATCATCTGAGCAGGTTTCCAGAGATAGAGCTGTATGAAGCTGTTCAGGCCTGGCTGCGCCATGACAGAAGACGCTGGAGGCATACGGACACCATTATTCAGAACATCAGGTTTTGTTTGATGACACCATCCAGTGTTTTTGAGAAG GTAAAAACATCAGAGTTTTATCGATACTCCCGGCAGCTGCGACATGAGGTTGACCAAGCCATGAATTACTTTCATAGCGTTCACCAACAGCCTTTGATGGAAATGAAATCGAACAAAATTCGTTCTGCCAAACCCCAGACTGCAGTATTTAGAGGAATGATAGGACACAGTATGGTAAACAGTAAAATTCTTCTCTTGCACAAACCAAGGGTCTGGTGGGAACTAGAGGGTCCTCAAGTACCTTTACGACCAGACTGCCTTGCCATTGTGAATAACTTTGTGTTCCTATTAGGTGGGGAAGAACTGGGGCCAGATGGTGAGTTTCATGCTTCATCCAAAGTGTTTAGATATGACCCAAGACAGAACACTTGGTTACGAATGGCAGACATGTCTGTTCCACGTTCTGAGTTTGCTGTTGGAGTTATTGGGAGGTATGTTTATGCAGTGGCTGGGAGAACCAGGGATGAAACGTTTTACTCAACTGAACGGTATGATATTACTGAAGATAAATGGGAATTTGTGGATCCCTATCCAGTCAATAAATACGGACATGAAGGGACTGTGCTTGGTAACAAGTTGTATATCACTGGTGGAATTACATCATCTTCAACTTCTAAGCAAGTATGTGTGTTTGATCCCAGTAAAGAAGGGACAGTAGAGCAGCGAACAAGGAGAACTCAAGTGGTCACTAACTGTTGGGagaacaaatgcaaaatgaattaTGCAAGATGCTTTCACAAAATGATTTCTTATAATGGTAAGCTTTATGTCTTTGGTGGTGTCTGTGTGATCCTGAGGGCCTCCTTTGAATCCCAAGGATGTCCTTCTACAGAGGTTTATGACCCAGATACGGATCAATGGACTATATTGGCTTCTATGCCAATTGGTAGGAGTGGTCATGGTGTAGCTGTTCTGGACAAACAGATAATGGTTCTTGGAGGCCTTTGTTACAATGGCCATTACAGTGATTCGATTCTCACCTTTGatccagaggaaaacaaatggaaagaagaTGAATATCCAAGGATGCCATGCAAGCTGGATGGCTTACAAGTCTGCAGCTTGCACTTCCCTGAATATGTTTTGGAGCATGTTAGACGTTGCAGCTAA